The region TCACAGTCCAGTAGCCCATCCAGTCAAGCATGAGAGAAATGCCACACCCTctaccttctctttctttctggccTGTTTCTTTAAATCTAGCTTCTTCCcttataatttcttcctttatcttttcctttttcctctctctttagtATTGAATacctttttgtttccatttctatcttttttttccttttccttttctttgttgctaccatttttcctcccccaactcattTGTATACTTTCATACCCTTCTAACTCCTTACTCCTCTTTTACCAAAAATATTCAGCTTTGGGGATCCCAGACTTCACCAAATACTGTGACTGATGACTCTGACTAGTATCTATCCCACTACGCCATCCTTTGACAGCAAACAGCAGTGGGGGGGAGACAACCATCCTCTCCCTTGTTTCCATGTGCCCTGTTACATGCCCATGAAGCTTACATAAGCAGACCAGTTTCAAAAGTTCTATACCAAATAAACTAGCACCCTATATATAAGGAGGAATTTTCTTATGTCTGCGTAATTTCACATGTAACGAATTAGGtatgggaagggagaggagaacagGAATGGTAAGTTGATGGTGAGGACAAAATACGACGGCTaatttctctcttccaaataGCAATGAGTCTAAAAATTCTTCATTCTAGTAGCATTTACCATCTGTAAGAAATGGATAGTTCTACGTAAAACAAATGAGATGGTTTTCTGGCATATAAAGGAGAGAAACTCTCTTGAAGCACATGGTGTATACCCTTAGATGAGGCTAGAAGAAATCCCAAGGGGTAACTTGTTTCTAGAGTATTCAGACTCAGTTTAGTCTAATCAAGTATACAAAAGCAATGCAGATTTCTTGGAATTCTGGAAGCCCCTATGTCCTGTCCACATGCTTCTGTAGGTTTCAGTCTGAGAACTAAGCATGAGAAGTCCAAGAGGAAACCAGGAGAAAATCTGAAGTGGGGTAGAAAGAGATGTCAAAAGAACTTCACTCAGTCCTGTACTCTTGTCCTTCATGCTCCCATAAGGTCCGTCTAAATGGTCAGTATTTTCCACTCCAAAAGTCTGAAGAGAGCCAGAAGTTCATTTCCTTTTACTCTGCACTCACTGGGGATAAGGGAAGTCAGTTACTGCTGAGTTGGTAGAAGAACCTTTTTAATATCTGATAATAGATATAAGACATCCCTTTGTACATGGAAGCTGCGATATATAAAATTAGACATGGTATTAAAATAAGTGCTTGACCAGTGCtgctcatattaaaaaaaaccctatattTTAATCACAAGATAGTATTATATGAGTTTGGGAACTTGCAAACTTGGCTCTAAATTTTTATCCTGCCACTTACTAGGtatgtgactttgggaaaatgaTTTAGTATCTCTAAGCTTCAGGTTCCTCTTTTATAAAGTACAGATAATAAGAGAACCTACTGCTTAGGTTCTTAGGATATTGAGTTTAACTGCCTGCTATATAATGAGCCCTTAATAAGTGGGATTATTATTATAAGTgggattaaaataattttactatcaCCTCAGTTAGGTCTAGGTTCAaactctggctctgccatttagatgtgtgaccttgggcaaagtagCAGAGCTTTCTAAGCtatgtttcctcatctataaatgaggtcctaataatagtacctattttgTCATGCTATTGTGAggttcaaatgaaagaaaatccaaGTGCTTAGAAGACAGTGAGTATTCAATTAATGATAGCTATTAATGATGATGCAGGTTAAAACAAGTATTTCTGGCCTTAACTGCCTATGTACTTGTTTAGGAGCTATTGTCCTTACACATATGGCCCAGTGTGGCTGAGCTTCAAATCCAGAAGAGTGACTAGAATGCTTACCAGGGCTAAGGCAGTTGGAGCATGGATAAATATGCCCACGTACTGGAAGTGCTTTTACAGACATGCCGGTGTTGTCATTAAATACACCAGGGACATTTTTCTGGTTTCACATTATTTATGACATCTGTGATaactaaacaattttttttttactttatgcaAAACTAATTTAGTCCTTTACCTTGCCAAAATTAGGATTTGCTATTTATCCCCAGGCATGACATCCCAGGTTTGTCCCTGCTGtgtctcattttgtttcttatcatTTCTCATGTAGAAAGTAGCCCCCTCTTCTCAAGAGAATAAATATGAGGGTGAACCCCTAATTTCCTTTAGATCCTTTGtagaaaacagagacagagaggcagtcCATGCTCACCTTCTTGCCCTCAATAACCATCCAGATGCATCCTGCCACTGTCAGGGCAATCATTGCATAGCTGACCTTCACCCGGATCTTGTTCTTTGCAGCATCAAGCATCTCAAACCTAGAAACACAATGAGATTATGAGAGAAAgttaacttttctctttctgaagtGGCCAGTAGGAAATAAAACTCTGTGTACCACAAATCAGAAGTGGAGTGGTACcacaaatagaaagaaaaaaaaaaagatgtagggCCTGGAAATCTTGTAGGATTTTGGGGAAGATGAGGCATTTTCACAACTCactttaaactaattaaaataacATCCAGTAAGATAGCACAAacttaaaagtaagaaaaagagaagaaagcgtGAAGACAGAAAGTGGATCCAGGAACAAAGGGGGGCAAAAAGGCAAGGTGTATTAATCTATGCTTGCTATGGTGGTCCCCAATTTTGGCTTTCAAGTTTCACATTAGCAGCCAATGCTAAAAGTGAAAATAGGAGCTGTTTCTTCCTGGGGTTCTTAAGAAGGTATTGTATGATCCAGTGATTGTCTAACAATATCCTGACAACAGATACTCCAATGAGCTTCATGAGTTTCGTGCATTTCAACACAAATCACAATTCAGAAAACAAATGTGGGAGAAAGTTAAACAATATGCTCTTTATACCCAAGTTTTTGCTCTCTGCCTTGAACCAGGAAGAGACTTAATAATCTAAATCTAATACTTAGATTTAGAACCAGGAATAGATTCCAGAGATTATCTGAAACAGCAGAAAGATCCTTTAAGCAATGCTCCCTTAATGTTTACCTTTTAACTAATGTTTTGCTGAAACTGCATGACGGTGAACTTCAGACTGTGCTCTTTGGCAAGTACCTCTTTGAACCTGTCCACTGAATACAGACCTATGTGCCTTAACAGAAAATTGAGGGTTGGATTATCATTCTTGTGTGAAAGCTAAGAGGCCTACCAAGGAGGAGTCTAAAGAGAAGGCCACTCCACCTTTGTGACTCTGTATGTAGGTAGTGAGTTGCGGTTCTGTTACGTGAGTCTAGTATATCCTCAGGGCAAGGCATGAAGAGTCCAAATGGACCTTTGACAGAGCACTGGCCTGTTCCCAGTAGCGGTGTAAATAGGAAGTGATTATCTCTAGATGATGGGATGAAAGTGCTAACTTccgtctttccttttttttcctcagattttTAACACACATTACTTttgaaattaagaggaaaaaagtactttaaaaatgcttGGAAGGAGATACAGGGTCCAGGCATTGCAGGTGGTAGGAGAAGCCTGAAAGCACAGACATTGTGATGTAAGAGCTGGGACCCAGTGAGGCAGCAATGTGAATGGAGTTCTCCAGGCACTGAAGCTGGGCCTGCAGGGTAGTGAGAGGAACCAGGGACAATTGCTAAGAACAATGAACTGCTCTATTAAGAGCATCTGAGAGCCCACCAACCACAAACTAACTACCCATGTTGACAATATTTTATGTGAACTGGCATGTCCAACTAAAGTGCTGTGATACTCctgaaaagtaatatattttacttttcattacaagtattttacattttggggtgcctgagtggctcattcggttaagcatccaacttttttttttttttttttttttattcatgagaaacagaaagagagagaggcagagggagaagcaggctcccaaggagcagggagcccgatgtgggacttgatctcaggactctgagatcatgacctgagccgaaggcagacgcctaaccatctgagccacccaggcgcccaagcatccaactcttgatttcggctcaggtcatgatctcagggtcgtgggatggagccccgcattgggctcctcactgaacgtggagcctgcttgggattctctctctccctctgcccctcccccaccctgctcttgtgccagtggtctctctctcttaaaaaaattttttttatattaaaatttaaaaaaattatatatataatgtattattatgcatataatgtattatacattaaaagtattttatattaaaaaagtaaaatgcatttaaataagGTCATGAGGTTGCCCTCCATGCTACAGGAAGCAATCATAACGGACAAGTTAAGCAGTGCCTGTTCCAAACTACCAGCATATGGATGAACACTTGCCCAGGCTCAGAGCAGAACATTCTAGGGTGACTTGGTAGTAATCTGGGCTTGAGGGGGATCTTGGAACCACCCCCAAGGCAGACTGAGGAAGGTGTTCCATGGTAAAATCTATATAGCACCTATTAGGACCATGGGTATGCAGCAGCTTGTTTTCTCCTGGAATATTCGGGAAGAAATTAAGACACACGCAAGAACTtattatcagggcacctgggtggctcagtcggttaagcgtctgccttcagctcaggtcatgatcccagggttctgggatcgagccccacattatgctctctgctcagcgggaagtgtgcttctccctcttgctctgcgtcttcccctgcttgtgctctctatctctctgtctcaaatgaataaataaaatctcaaaaaaaaaaaaaagaacttaatatcATTGTCATTTCCAGCTTGCTCTTGTTTTCCAGGAGAGTACACTATCACTCTAGCTAAGAAGGACCAGGGCTTTCCTGCTGAAATAATTTTAGTGAAAATAATGTGCTATTTCATTTGACAGGCAGAAGCAGAATGGATGTTAAAGCCCTGgtaaacaaaaaagcaaataacactTCTCTTCCTGGGAAAAGATACCCTGAATGAACTCAGATTGTTTAAAATCATGCCTTGAAACCAGAAGCCAGAAGGTCTAGGAACAGTTTCTCACCAGAAGGGAACGTCTAGGAGCTTTGTCCCAAGTCCCTGTCTCTGAAGGGGATGACGCCTCACAGGGGAGATTGCACCTGCTTCTCGGCATCTCTCTTGGCCAAGATGCAAATCAATCAGGGTCTTTAACATCAGGCTGGAGCAGTGGTCCTCaatcagggttttttgttttgttttgttttgttttttgttttttgaccccccaggggacatttggcaatgtctggagacctATTTCACTGAGTGTTACTGGCATCTGGGGGATGAAAAGGCCAAGCAAGggtgctgctgaacatcctaccATGTACACAACAGCTCCcaccaacaaagaattatctggcccaaaatgttgATAGCACTGgggttgagaaaccctgggtTAGAGGAATCTATACTCATCCACAGACTCTGAAAAAGTCCCAAGATCTGAGCCAGGGCTGGGTTTAAGGAAGTTGGTGATAGGGACAGGAAGCATGCTTtttgggatcccagaaagagaatATGTTGCTCTTAAATACTTTTATGCCTATTGTTGAATACTTGAGTGGATTTTGTAGAATATAACTATTAATTATTGTCAATGGTACCTAACTGATATACCCAGATAAAAAATAAGCTAAGAACAGTGAACATCACTGCTTAGTCATATTTCTGTAGCTCGGAGAGGAAATCAATCAGTTGACTTCAGAGTACCCGACAGCTCTCCACTAGGCACAACATAACATATCCATGATAAGATACAAGATTTTCCAGCACTGTTTTTACTGCAGGTACTTTCCAAAGAGGAAACATTTTGAGAAGtgcaaactattctaaaatttggTTGAAAGTTTTTAAATAGTCAGACTCAGAGGAACTGTTTTGTCTTTGAAATCAGCGAGGAAGAAAAAGCTGCTTATAACCCCTATGTTTAGCACTCACGAGACAGTCTCTGGGATTTCATCTTCCTTTTTGAAGCGACCTGACCATACCAGGATCTTCCTCTCCCAGTGTGTAGGTTTGTGTAATGGCACTTTGTGGCTGTAAGTGTCTGTGAGAAAAACAAGACAAGATACCTTATTTGAGGTTATAACTCTCAaatttagcaattaaaaaaatgctatttatgcTTTTTAGCTATTCATGAAACAGAAACATTGAGAAACCTCAAGCTAATTAGAGCTTTATTTGAATGGAATTTCTTAGGATGCCTCATTTCTCAAACGCGGTTCCAAAATCCCATGGGGACTGaggtaaaataaaagtattatttcctAGCCATTGAAAGTTGAAAGAACACCATGTTAAACAAAGATATAAAGGTTAAGAAGAACTCGGAAGGGAACAATGAGAAGCTTATTTGACttcagtagaaaaagaaaaaggttataaggtaaaataagattataaaagaccctgaatgccAGGCTAAGCTTTTTAAACCTGATTTGGGAATCACTGTACACTTTGAAGCAAGGAAGAAGTTAATGTTTTAGAAGATTAATCTGCATAAAAGACGGAAGACAGAAAGGAAGGCTAGGACAGAGCGGGCAACAAGTTCAAATGGGAGGTTGTAATGCAAGAAAGGTGGTGTGGTCTGAACTGGAGTTGTGTCGGTGAAACCGAGACAGAAAAGCCCATCTGAAGAGGACCGAAAGATTTTGGAGGCTGATTAAAATAAGACAAGGAAGGAATCAAAGAAGAACCTCAAACCTGAATGAGTAAGACAACAGCAGTACTGTTAACCAAGATAAAGAGACTGTGAAAAGAACCagttaggaaaagaaaaggcatgaaTGGCATTTTATATAATATCGAGTCTAAATTTATGCCATCTGAATAGTTTCATTAATGAAGTCAAAGGTGAGATAATCATTGGTGCAAAGGGAGAGCCAGTGAAGGTGATAAAGACcccagagagggaacaggagaaaGGGGCAGCAGACAAAAATGGAGTGACCAAAGAGGCAGATGAATAAGAAAGACACACAACAGCAGACGGGAAGGGAAAGTCTTTCAAAAAAAGGAGAAGTCACTAAAGGAGCAGAAAAAGTTAGGGCATCACTGAATGTTAGGGTTAGGAAGGACCCTGGAGACAATTGCATCCAGCTTCCATGTACTGCCTACATCTCTCGCAGCAGACCATCTCCTTCACCGCCGCCTCCACGACATACTGCCACCTCCACACCGTCCCCTTCGCTGCCGCCTCCACGACATACTCCCGCCCCCACACCGTCCCCTTCGCTGCCGCCTCCACGACATACTCCCGCCCCCACACCGTCCCCTTCGCTGCCGCCTCCACGACATACTCCCGCCCCCACACCGTCCCCTTCGCTGCCGCCTCCACGACATACTCCCGCCCCCACACCGTCCCCTTCACTGACGCCTCCACGACATCCCCTTTGCTGCCGCCTCCACGACATACTGCCACCTCCACACCGTCCCCTTCGCTGCCGCCTACACGACACACTCCCTCCCGCCTCCACATCTTTGCTTGTGCTGTTCTTTTCACTTATTCAGAATGCAACAGCGAAAGGGACTGGCAAGTCActaggaaaaaaatccataaaaaactGACGGTGAGAAAAGAGGTTTAGAAGTATAGAAACAGTATTGTTGTCGTTTTATCTTTTAACCCTTCCAGCACTTGGCAGAGCTCTATCgttgttatttttttgttgttttcattttaagcaCATTAAAGACAGTTTGGAAAGTATAGATgtaaaaaaggaagataaaaactATCCGTAATGCTCCTGTCATAGCAAAATCACTGTATTTCTATTTTGGTAGTGTTTCCTAAGTCTTATCCCCATAAGTATGGGGATtgatatgtgtatttatatataaatttatatatttatatatggatcATGCTGTGCTTACACATGATACAAACTTCTGTATCCTGCTTTGTTCACTGACATCATGACAAACATTTTCCATGCCAATGCATGGTATTTACAAGCACCATTTCCAACAGCTGCACAATCTCATCAAGTAGATCTAACATACATAATTAATCATTCCCAGATTATCTGACATTTAGATTAGTTCTCATTTTcctattacatataaaatatgggaACGTCTTTACACTCAGAGCTTTCTTCTACATATAGGGATTATTCCTGAGGCTAGATCCTCAGAAATGAAATACCAGGTTGAAgggtataaacatttttaagctCTTGATAACTATTCTTTGAGGATAGTTCTTTTCTATTTACCAAGACCTGCCTGACCCTAGTATACTCCCATGAAGAAGTAACAAGCAAATAGCTCATGGGACCCTACAGTTTATATATTATACTCCTCGTTTCCACAGTGGACAGTGACAAGGGTTTGAGTTAAGAGTAAGACTAACGATGGCTGAAATTAATGCCCAAGCCAGAGGCTAGCCCTAGTTTTACTGTACCTAAAATATCATTACCCAATTTGGTTCATCTTTGGGATTCCTTAAAAGACCATTTCTAGATCACTATTTCATTTGATGCATCTATTCTCCAACAAAAAGCTCCAATCTAATCCCGGAAACAAGAGATAAAaatgacagatgaggaaaatgaagaaagcattGCTTCATATGAGCCAATATAAGTACAATTTGGGAGGCATGAACTACAAGATAGGGAAGGACATAGGAACCCCTGGGACAACCTGTCTTTTAGGTTCTTTTGATTCCAAGTTGTTTCACTCTTTGGGAACTGCTTAGTCCATaactggaaaaatgaataaaaacttacAGGGTGGAGCTTTTGGACTTTCTTGTGGTTTGGCACAATATCCGTTTATTCTCTTCAAATCGGAGTTTCTGCTAAGTCTTAGAGATGAAGAAGCACCTCTTTCATATAACCTAAAATAACTTcctagaaaagacagaaaaatgtttcagagaaagaaaatctaatgttgtctcaaaataaaaaatgtctacaGAGTATATATTTCATTgataaaaattaactcatttaaagtGAATATACTACTCTATGTAAAacacatgt is a window of Zalophus californianus isolate mZalCal1 chromosome 1, mZalCal1.pri.v2, whole genome shotgun sequence DNA encoding:
- the FAM162A gene encoding protein FAM162A isoform X2, which codes for MESLRGLRQAAGSYFRLYERGASSSLRLSRNSDLKRINGYCAKPQESPKAPPYTYSHKVPLHKPTHWERKILVWSGRFKKEDEIPETVSFEMLDAAKNKIRVKVSYAMIALTVAGCIWMVIEGKK
- the FAM162A gene encoding protein FAM162A isoform X1, whose product is MESLRGLRQAAGSYFRLYERGASSSLRLSRNSDLKRINGYCAKPQESPKAPPYTYSHKVPLHKPTHWERKILVWSGRFKKEDEIPETVSFEMLDAAKNKIRVKVSYAMIALTVAGCIWMVIEGKKAVKRNESLTSLNLEKKARLREAAALKAKTE